A genomic stretch from Treponema primitia ZAS-1 includes:
- a CDS encoding FGGY-family carbohydrate kinase, protein METDCVLAIDQSTSGTKALIIDGKGKIIARSDKSHEQKISSQGWVSHDPVEIYRNTITVVRELTGMPGVDAGKICCIALSNQRETALVWDKISGKPLADAVVWQCARGEAICDALSTHAGEIKTKTGLRLSPYFSAAKIAWILQNTPNKGSGKLCAGTMDSWLIYTLTGNFKTDFSNASRTQLFNIRSLSWDKDICTHFGINVDFLAEVCDSNSDFGVTDFDGVLPKKVPIRGVMGDSHAALFGQGCLEKGMVKATYGTGSSVMVNIGEKPLFCENVVTSLAWGMNGTVHYVLEGNINYTGAVIKWLKDDVRLIASSKEAGVLAASANPEDTCYLVPAFSGLGAPHWKSEARAILCGMTRTTGKAEIVRAAEESIAYQIADVIQSIHEESGIPIKELRGDGGPTRDTYLMQFQSDILNIPLSIPEYEELSAIGSGFMAGIAVGLYGPGIINEVGRKRYDPKMDAASREKHYQGWREAVQLAIGSRV, encoded by the coding sequence GTGGAGACCGACTGTGTTCTTGCAATAGACCAAAGTACTTCCGGGACCAAGGCGCTGATCATCGATGGAAAGGGAAAGATCATCGCCCGCTCGGATAAAAGCCATGAACAGAAAATTTCTTCCCAGGGGTGGGTGTCCCATGATCCGGTAGAGATCTACCGTAACACCATCACCGTCGTCCGGGAACTTACCGGTATGCCGGGAGTTGACGCCGGAAAGATTTGCTGCATCGCGTTAAGCAACCAGCGGGAGACCGCCCTGGTGTGGGACAAGATAAGCGGGAAACCCCTGGCCGACGCCGTGGTGTGGCAGTGTGCCCGGGGAGAGGCAATCTGCGATGCCCTCAGTACCCATGCCGGTGAAATCAAAACCAAAACAGGGCTGCGGCTTTCGCCGTATTTTTCTGCGGCAAAAATCGCCTGGATTCTTCAGAATACACCAAACAAAGGTTCCGGGAAGCTCTGCGCCGGAACTATGGACAGTTGGCTTATCTATACATTAACCGGCAATTTTAAAACCGATTTTTCAAATGCTTCCCGAACCCAGCTTTTCAATATACGCAGCCTAAGCTGGGATAAAGACATTTGCACGCACTTTGGTATAAACGTAGATTTTTTAGCCGAGGTTTGCGATAGTAACAGTGATTTTGGGGTAACTGATTTTGATGGCGTTCTGCCAAAAAAAGTGCCCATCCGGGGGGTCATGGGGGATTCCCACGCTGCTCTTTTCGGTCAGGGCTGTCTGGAAAAGGGTATGGTAAAAGCGACCTATGGTACCGGTTCTTCGGTAATGGTCAATATCGGAGAAAAGCCGCTGTTTTGCGAAAACGTAGTAACATCCCTTGCCTGGGGAATGAACGGAACCGTGCATTATGTACTGGAAGGTAATATTAATTATACCGGGGCAGTAATTAAATGGTTGAAGGATGATGTCCGCCTGATAGCTTCATCAAAGGAAGCGGGCGTACTGGCGGCCTCCGCTAATCCGGAGGATACCTGTTACCTGGTGCCGGCCTTCTCCGGCCTTGGAGCGCCCCATTGGAAAAGCGAGGCCCGGGCTATTCTCTGCGGCATGACCCGTACAACCGGTAAAGCAGAAATTGTGCGGGCCGCCGAAGAAAGCATAGCCTATCAGATCGCCGATGTTATCCAATCAATACATGAGGAGTCCGGAATACCCATAAAAGAACTGAGAGGCGATGGCGGACCTACCAGAGATACCTATCTGATGCAGTTTCAGAGTGATATTCTCAACATTCCGCTGTCAATTCCGGAATACGAGGAGTTATCCGCCATCGGTTCAGGCTTCATGGCCGGTATTGCCGTTGGCCTGTATGGCCCCGGAATAATAAACGAAGTCGGCAGAAAGCGTTACGATCCAAAAATGGACGCCGCATCCAGGGAAAAACATTACCAGGGTTGGCGGGAAGCTGTCCAACTTGCAATCGGCAGCCGTGTCTAA
- a CDS encoding DUF5605 domain-containing protein: MIEFTYPKQTERWDVLEVICPGFTDKNPFTDYQIRGVFKSNGETKTVEGFYNGDGRYTVRFMPSFAEHYTFAISGSFSDKTYAGDFAVLPAQKGNHGPVRVANTFHFAYEDGDPYYSIGTTCYVWELQSAELQKKTLETLSKSAFNKIRFCIFPKHYDYNLGEPRSYPYEGKPMDSSVLTKENFQSYTGTAPGNKWDFKRFNTEHFQHIDNCIKALRDLNIEADLIIMHPYDRWGFSMMSAEEDDLYWNYCIARFSAFRNVWWSLANEYDLMPQKTLADWERYAALLCEKDPYKHLRSIHNCRPFYDYSRPWITHCSIQRQDLYKTAEFTTEWRERYGKPVVLDEIAYEGNIQHGWGNISGKELVRRFWEAACRGGYAGHGETFLHPNNLLWWSHGGELHGESPERFKFLLRILKETPGHGLKPTPLFWDAVTATAENNASSPDYYLIYYGFMRPSFREFYFNDIESFEVEVIDTWEMTIVKAGVYQGKFKVDLPGKEYMAIRIKKAQNL, encoded by the coding sequence ATGATCGAATTTACATATCCAAAACAGACGGAACGCTGGGATGTTTTAGAAGTGATCTGTCCCGGTTTTACGGATAAAAACCCCTTTACGGATTATCAAATCCGGGGTGTATTCAAAAGTAACGGTGAAACAAAGACTGTGGAAGGTTTTTATAACGGTGATGGCAGGTATACGGTCCGTTTTATGCCTTCCTTTGCAGAGCACTATACATTTGCGATCAGCGGCAGTTTTTCTGATAAAACCTATGCTGGGGACTTTGCTGTCCTTCCAGCCCAAAAGGGGAACCATGGACCTGTACGGGTGGCTAATACCTTCCATTTTGCATATGAGGATGGCGATCCTTATTACTCCATAGGGACTACCTGCTATGTGTGGGAATTACAGAGTGCTGAATTACAAAAAAAAACCCTGGAAACCCTATCAAAAAGCGCCTTTAATAAGATACGGTTCTGTATATTTCCCAAACACTACGACTATAATCTGGGAGAACCCCGGTCATACCCCTATGAAGGAAAACCCATGGATAGCTCTGTTCTCACGAAGGAGAATTTTCAGAGTTATACCGGTACAGCGCCAGGCAATAAATGGGACTTCAAGCGTTTTAATACGGAACATTTTCAGCACATAGATAATTGCATTAAGGCCTTGCGGGATCTCAACATCGAAGCGGATCTCATCATTATGCACCCCTATGACCGCTGGGGATTCAGTATGATGAGTGCCGAAGAGGATGATCTCTATTGGAACTACTGTATCGCCCGGTTCAGCGCTTTTCGCAATGTGTGGTGGTCTCTTGCTAATGAGTACGACCTCATGCCTCAGAAGACCCTAGCCGACTGGGAACGATACGCCGCCCTGCTCTGCGAAAAGGATCCATACAAGCATCTCAGATCCATCCATAATTGTCGGCCCTTTTATGACTATTCTCGCCCCTGGATTACTCATTGCAGCATACAAAGACAGGATCTCTATAAAACCGCCGAATTTACCACTGAATGGCGTGAGCGGTACGGGAAACCAGTGGTACTCGATGAAATAGCCTATGAAGGTAATATACAACATGGATGGGGAAATATAAGCGGAAAGGAACTGGTGCGCCGTTTTTGGGAAGCGGCTTGCAGGGGCGGCTATGCTGGTCACGGCGAAACTTTCCTGCATCCTAATAACCTGCTCTGGTGGTCTCACGGCGGCGAGCTTCATGGAGAAAGTCCTGAACGGTTTAAATTTCTTCTTCGTATCCTCAAGGAAACTCCCGGTCACGGGCTTAAGCCCACACCGCTATTTTGGGATGCCGTAACAGCAACGGCGGAGAATAATGCAAGTTCTCCGGATTATTATCTTATCTATTATGGTTTTATGCGGCCTTCTTTCAGAGAATTCTATTTTAACGATATAGAATCTTTTGAGGTTGAAGTCATCGATACTTGGGAAATGACCATTGTAAAGGCGGGTGTATACCAAGGGAAATTCAAGGTTGATTTGCCCGGCAAAGAATATATGGCGATTAGGATCAAAAAGGCACAAAACCTGTAA
- a CDS encoding carbohydrate ABC transporter permease translates to MTAKKSSVTSLLFLVPAGVIYLSVVIIPVFYSVIISLFKWNGIAKMEFVGLNNFFTLFKDPVFDMALKNNLIWIILSLFATMTVSLGFAVMLNKSFVGRTFFRGFFYFPAVIASIAVAIIWRWIYNPSFGFINQLLKLLGSTYQQSWISSPTASIYAIFFASLWQSAGLPMIFFLAGLQTVPEEVLEAATIDGASNLSRFFIITMPMMKETFVIVIANLIVGAMKVFDVIMGLTAGGPNNATQMMSTYMYSQTFRYNNVGYGAAIAVLMVLFMLIVIVPYITFTARKD, encoded by the coding sequence ATGACGGCGAAAAAATCAAGTGTCACATCCTTGCTGTTTTTAGTACCCGCAGGGGTAATTTACCTTTCCGTAGTGATAATTCCGGTGTTTTATTCCGTAATTATCAGTTTATTTAAATGGAACGGTATCGCAAAAATGGAATTTGTGGGACTGAATAATTTTTTTACCCTCTTTAAAGACCCCGTTTTTGATATGGCTCTGAAAAATAATCTTATCTGGATTATATTATCCCTTTTTGCCACCATGACTGTTTCCCTTGGCTTCGCGGTTATGCTGAACAAGTCATTCGTCGGCCGTACTTTCTTTCGTGGATTTTTTTACTTCCCCGCAGTTATTGCGTCCATTGCAGTGGCAATTATCTGGCGCTGGATATATAATCCCAGCTTTGGTTTTATTAATCAGCTATTGAAACTACTAGGCAGTACTTACCAGCAAAGCTGGATATCCAGTCCCACTGCCAGTATCTACGCGATCTTTTTTGCTTCCCTTTGGCAGTCCGCAGGACTGCCGATGATTTTTTTTCTGGCAGGATTACAGACGGTACCCGAAGAAGTGCTGGAAGCGGCTACCATTGATGGCGCTTCTAATCTAAGCCGTTTTTTTATCATCACCATGCCCATGATGAAAGAAACATTTGTTATTGTTATTGCAAATTTAATTGTCGGCGCCATGAAGGTTTTTGATGTGATCATGGGGCTTACCGCAGGAGGCCCCAATAATGCGACCCAGATGATGTCTACCTACATGTATTCCCAAACATTCCGGTACAATAACGTCGGTTATGGAGCCGCCATTGCAGTCCTTATGGTACTTTTTATGCTTATCGTGATTGTACCGTATATCACCTTTACCGCAAGAAAAGACTAA
- the adhE gene encoding bifunctional acetaldehyde-CoA/alcohol dehydrogenase, with product MATTKPEVKKPDENALDAAGLEKKLERLRKAQKAYSTFTQEQVDKIFFAAARAADKARIPLAKQAVEETGMGIVEDKVIKNHYAAEYIYNAYKNVKTCGVLEDDPAYGYKRIAEPVGIIAAVIPTTNPTSTAIFKTLICLKTRNGIIISPHPRAKQSTCAAAKIVLDAAVAAGAPEGIIDWIDEPSIELSNQVMKAADLILATGGPGMVKAAYSSGKPAVGVGSGNTPAIIDDSADILLAVSSIIHSKTFDNGMICASEQSTIVLDKIYDKVKAEFAARGCYFLNPAETEKVRKTIIVNGALNAKIVGQKAATIAEMAGVKVPAAAKILIGEVTSVDLSEEFAHEKLSPVLAMYRAKDFTDALNKAEQLIRDGGYGHTSSLYINTVTGQEKLKEYELRMKTGRILVNTPSSHGGIGDLYNFKITPSLTLGCGTWGGNSVSENVGVKHLINIKTVAERRHNMLWFRAPDKVYLKKGCIGVALSELKDVLGKKRAFIVTDQFLYANGYTKPVTDKLDEMGIAHETFFDVAPDPTLSCAKIGAAQLSAFKPDVIIAVGGGSAMDAGKIMWVLYEHPDVDFQDLAMRFVDIRKRVYTFPKMGEKAYFIAVPTSAGTGSEVTPFAVITDDTVGMKYPLADYELMPDMAIVDADFQMDAPKGLTSAFGIDAVTHALEAYASVMATDFTDGLAIQALKVIFEYLPRAYNEGAKDPVAREKMAFAATMAGMAFANAFLGVCHSMAHKLGAFHHLPHGVANALMINHVLRYNSAEVPPKMGTFPQYDHPKTLARYAEVATALGLKGKTDEEKLEALIAAIAKLKVDVGIKNTIKDYNIDEKVFLEKLDAMSEQAFDDQCTGANPRYPLIAEIKQMYLNAYYGNEGKDL from the coding sequence ATGGCAACAACAAAACCGGAAGTGAAAAAACCCGACGAAAACGCACTGGATGCGGCTGGTCTGGAAAAGAAACTGGAACGGCTGCGGAAAGCCCAAAAGGCTTATTCGACCTTTACCCAGGAACAGGTGGACAAGATCTTCTTTGCCGCCGCCCGAGCCGCCGATAAGGCGCGGATCCCCCTTGCCAAGCAGGCGGTGGAAGAGACCGGTATGGGTATAGTGGAGGATAAGGTTATCAAGAACCACTATGCCGCTGAATATATATACAATGCCTATAAGAACGTAAAGACCTGCGGCGTATTGGAGGATGATCCCGCCTATGGGTACAAGCGGATAGCAGAGCCCGTGGGGATTATCGCTGCGGTTATTCCCACCACCAATCCTACTTCAACGGCCATATTCAAGACCCTCATCTGCCTCAAGACCCGGAACGGGATCATCATAAGCCCCCACCCCCGGGCCAAACAGAGCACCTGCGCGGCGGCTAAGATCGTGCTGGATGCGGCGGTTGCCGCGGGCGCCCCCGAGGGGATCATCGACTGGATCGACGAGCCCAGCATTGAGCTTTCCAACCAGGTGATGAAGGCGGCGGATCTGATCCTCGCCACCGGCGGACCCGGGATGGTTAAGGCGGCCTATTCTTCGGGTAAGCCCGCGGTCGGGGTCGGTTCGGGGAATACCCCGGCGATTATCGACGACAGCGCGGACATACTCCTGGCGGTAAGTTCTATCATCCATTCCAAGACCTTTGATAACGGGATGATCTGCGCCTCCGAGCAGTCCACCATCGTTCTGGACAAGATCTACGATAAGGTGAAGGCGGAATTCGCCGCCCGGGGCTGCTATTTCCTCAACCCTGCGGAAACCGAAAAGGTTCGGAAGACTATTATCGTCAACGGCGCCCTGAACGCGAAGATTGTAGGGCAGAAAGCCGCGACGATTGCTGAAATGGCGGGAGTGAAGGTTCCGGCGGCCGCGAAGATCCTCATCGGGGAAGTGACCAGCGTGGATCTGTCCGAAGAATTTGCCCACGAAAAACTTTCACCCGTATTGGCCATGTACCGGGCAAAGGACTTTACCGACGCCCTGAACAAGGCTGAACAGCTGATCCGCGACGGCGGTTACGGCCATACCTCCTCTCTGTACATAAACACTGTTACGGGTCAGGAAAAACTCAAGGAATACGAACTCCGGATGAAGACCGGCCGTATCCTGGTGAATACCCCCTCGTCCCACGGCGGTATCGGGGACCTCTACAACTTCAAGATTACGCCGTCCCTTACCTTAGGATGCGGTACCTGGGGCGGAAACTCGGTTTCCGAAAACGTTGGGGTTAAGCATCTTATCAACATTAAAACTGTGGCCGAGAGGAGGCATAACATGCTCTGGTTCAGGGCTCCTGATAAAGTATACTTGAAGAAGGGCTGCATTGGGGTTGCCCTGTCTGAATTGAAAGATGTGCTGGGCAAGAAGCGGGCTTTTATCGTAACCGATCAGTTCCTCTATGCCAACGGCTATACCAAACCGGTAACGGACAAGCTGGACGAAATGGGTATAGCCCACGAGACCTTCTTCGATGTGGCGCCGGACCCGACCCTGAGCTGCGCTAAAATAGGGGCTGCCCAGTTGAGCGCCTTCAAGCCCGATGTGATCATCGCCGTGGGCGGCGGCTCCGCCATGGACGCCGGAAAGATCATGTGGGTACTCTACGAACATCCCGATGTAGATTTTCAGGATCTGGCCATGCGCTTTGTGGATATCCGGAAGCGGGTCTATACGTTCCCCAAAATGGGAGAGAAGGCCTACTTTATCGCGGTGCCCACCTCGGCGGGAACCGGTTCGGAAGTAACCCCCTTCGCGGTCATCACCGATGATACGGTTGGCATGAAGTATCCCCTGGCGGATTACGAGCTTATGCCCGATATGGCCATTGTTGATGCGGACTTCCAGATGGACGCCCCCAAGGGGCTTACCAGCGCCTTCGGTATAGACGCGGTGACCCATGCCCTGGAAGCCTACGCTTCCGTGATGGCTACAGACTTTACCGACGGCCTTGCCATCCAGGCCCTGAAGGTGATATTCGAATACCTTCCCCGGGCTTACAATGAGGGCGCCAAGGATCCTGTGGCCCGGGAAAAGATGGCCTTTGCCGCCACCATGGCCGGGATGGCCTTTGCCAACGCCTTCCTCGGGGTCTGCCACTCCATGGCCCACAAGCTCGGCGCCTTCCATCATCTGCCCCACGGTGTCGCCAACGCCCTGATGATCAACCATGTGCTCCGGTATAACTCGGCGGAAGTGCCCCCCAAGATGGGAACCTTCCCCCAGTACGATCACCCCAAGACCCTAGCCCGGTACGCCGAAGTGGCCACCGCCCTGGGCCTCAAGGGAAAGACCGATGAGGAAAAACTGGAAGCCCTCATTGCGGCTATCGCGAAGCTCAAAGTAGATGTGGGTATTAAGAATACCATCAAGGATTACAACATTGATGAAAAGGTCTTCCTTGAAAAGCTGGACGCCATGAGCGAACAGGCCTTCGACGACCAGTGCACCGGCGCCAATCCCCGGTATCCCCTGATTGCCGAAATCAAGCAGATGTACCTCAACGCCTACTACGGTAACGAGGGCAAGGACCTGTAG
- a CDS encoding carbohydrate ABC transporter permease: MQPKLVKNVKKIVLYVILLVITIIWAAPIYTLIATAIKSKQDFYNNTGLFSLPAKFAWSNFSDAMIKGRLLIYMRNDLIICCLKVPLGIVVEALAAFAITRLDVKHKTGIFIFFIIGMMLPFQVALVPINVIYSRLGLLNTYFGLFYVYIGFGISYGILILRGFFRTIPKAIDDAALIDGCSKLQLFWHIILPISKPAIATLVITDFLATWNEYLLAMVIINDNNKKTVPVGIMTFVGEHGTDYGLLCAGVLISVIPVLVVYLIFQKYFVEGVAGSVK, encoded by the coding sequence GTGCAGCCAAAGCTTGTCAAAAATGTGAAAAAAATTGTACTCTATGTCATCCTCCTGGTAATAACAATAATTTGGGCAGCGCCTATTTATACCTTGATAGCTACAGCAATAAAGAGCAAACAGGATTTTTATAATAACACCGGACTTTTCAGCCTGCCGGCAAAATTTGCCTGGAGCAATTTTTCCGATGCCATGATTAAGGGCAGACTGCTCATCTATATGCGTAACGATTTAATAATTTGCTGTTTAAAGGTACCCCTTGGTATTGTGGTGGAAGCCTTAGCAGCTTTTGCCATAACCCGGCTGGATGTAAAACACAAAACCGGAATTTTCATTTTCTTTATCATTGGGATGATGCTTCCCTTCCAAGTCGCCCTGGTACCTATCAATGTGATATACAGCAGACTGGGTTTACTTAATACCTATTTCGGCCTTTTTTATGTCTATATCGGATTTGGTATTTCCTATGGAATTTTGATACTCCGGGGTTTTTTCCGTACAATCCCTAAGGCAATTGATGATGCCGCATTGATAGATGGCTGCAGCAAGTTACAGCTGTTTTGGCATATTATTCTGCCTATTTCAAAACCGGCTATTGCCACCTTGGTCATTACCGATTTTCTGGCTACCTGGAATGAATACCTTCTGGCGATGGTCATCATTAACGATAATAATAAAAAAACAGTTCCGGTAGGCATTATGACTTTTGTCGGTGAACATGGAACGGACTACGGGTTACTTTGCGCCGGTGTACTTATCTCAGTGATCCCGGTATTAGTTGTTTATTTAATCTTCCAGAAATATTTTGTGGAAGGTGTCGCCGGATCGGTAAAATAG
- a CDS encoding L-fucose/L-arabinose isomerase family protein has product MDKIKLGFAPTRRSIFSAPDAIKYRALTKDRLAELGISIIDIDDINKEGLLYDPAEIPAIIAKFKAAGVDGIFVPHCNFGTEYAVAELARELNLPVLVWGPRDEAPDSDGIRLRDSQCGLFATGKVLRRFRIPFTYLTNCRLTDPEFKRGMDIFLRVCNVVKTFKHIRILQISTRPYDFLTTMCNEGELLEKFNIQLAPIPMTELVEAMDEAESLAETKETLSYIKEKMELKCDESVAAKTAALKIAMKNLAAKYNCGAVAIQCWNALQSEIGIMPCGANALLTDEGIPVVCETDIHGAITSLLIQAAALGEKRIMFADWTVRHPDNENGELLQHCGPWPISLARTKPSLGKSVAFSHPGSVSAEAQHGELTLARFDGDNGEYSLLLGNAKGIDGPYTKGTYLWIEVKNWKRLEAKIVEGPYIHHCVAIHGDVTPVLYEACKYLGIKPDLYDNNDEEVKAFLRGE; this is encoded by the coding sequence ATGGACAAAATCAAACTGGGCTTTGCCCCTACACGGCGGAGTATTTTCAGCGCCCCTGACGCAATCAAATACCGGGCCCTGACGAAAGACCGGCTTGCGGAACTCGGGATATCAATTATCGATATTGATGACATTAATAAAGAAGGGCTCCTCTATGATCCCGCCGAGATCCCCGCAATTATCGCCAAGTTTAAGGCTGCCGGAGTGGACGGCATTTTTGTACCCCACTGCAATTTTGGTACCGAATACGCGGTGGCAGAGCTGGCCCGGGAATTGAATCTGCCCGTACTGGTGTGGGGACCCCGGGACGAAGCCCCGGACAGCGATGGTATACGGCTCAGGGACAGTCAGTGCGGCCTTTTCGCTACCGGCAAAGTGCTCCGCCGCTTTAGGATCCCCTTCACGTATTTAACCAACTGCCGCCTTACGGACCCGGAATTCAAACGGGGCATGGATATTTTTTTGAGGGTTTGTAACGTCGTAAAAACGTTCAAACATATCAGAATACTCCAGATTTCTACAAGGCCCTACGACTTTCTTACCACCATGTGTAACGAAGGGGAACTTCTGGAAAAATTTAATATCCAGCTTGCTCCCATACCAATGACAGAATTGGTTGAAGCGATGGACGAAGCGGAAAGTCTTGCTGAAACCAAAGAAACGCTCTCGTACATTAAAGAAAAAATGGAACTTAAATGCGACGAAAGTGTGGCGGCAAAAACGGCGGCCCTCAAGATCGCCATGAAAAATTTAGCGGCGAAGTATAACTGCGGTGCTGTGGCCATTCAATGCTGGAACGCCCTGCAGTCTGAAATCGGCATTATGCCCTGCGGCGCCAACGCGCTCTTGACTGATGAAGGAATCCCCGTGGTTTGCGAGACCGATATTCATGGCGCCATAACGTCCCTTCTGATACAGGCTGCGGCGCTGGGGGAAAAACGAATCATGTTCGCCGATTGGACAGTACGGCACCCGGACAACGAGAATGGCGAGCTGTTGCAGCATTGCGGTCCCTGGCCTATTTCCCTGGCGCGGACAAAACCTTCTCTTGGAAAATCCGTGGCATTTTCTCATCCCGGTTCAGTCTCAGCCGAAGCGCAGCACGGTGAACTGACCCTGGCACGTTTTGACGGTGACAACGGGGAGTATTCCCTCTTGCTTGGAAACGCCAAGGGGATCGACGGGCCTTACACAAAAGGTACCTATCTTTGGATCGAGGTGAAAAACTGGAAACGCCTGGAAGCGAAAATTGTTGAGGGGCCGTATATCCATCACTGCGTTGCCATCCATGGCGATGTCACACCGGTACTTTACGAAGCCTGTAAGTATCTGGGCATTAAGCCGGATCTCTACGATAATAACGATGAAGAAGTAAAAGCGTTCCTTAGGGGAGAATAA
- a CDS encoding Gfo/Idh/MocA family protein, with product MIEGSADAQSNVKLRYGMVGGGQGAFIGDVHRKSIALDGLAEITAGCFSRSTENTLATGLALGIARDRLYNTYEEMAEEEAKRTDRIDFAVIVTPNYSHYPAAKAFLSRGIPVVCDKPLCVEEAEARELANLAKSKNLLFMVSYTYSGNPTVKHARELIRRGDIGKVHFINGEYPQEWLLTDAEKQGSKQAEWRTDPKLAGKSNSLGDLGTHIEHTVSYLTGLRIKSVCARMDKIMPGRILDDNATVMLEYEGGAKGIYWTSQVASGYDNALRVRIFGSKGSIEFFEEESNYVKVSIFGKPTMVLSRGRDPFFPHAQSFSRIPSGHPEGYFEALGNLYKTYIKALIKQREGKALTEEDLDFPNAEAGFDGVRFIGKCVESSASGAVWVNF from the coding sequence ATGATTGAAGGCAGTGCTGATGCGCAGTCAAATGTAAAACTCCGTTATGGTATGGTTGGCGGCGGGCAGGGCGCCTTTATCGGCGATGTTCACCGGAAATCCATTGCCCTGGACGGTCTTGCGGAGATTACGGCGGGTTGTTTTTCCCGTTCCACCGAAAATACCCTTGCGACTGGCTTGGCCCTGGGGATAGCCCGGGATCGGCTCTATAACACCTATGAAGAAATGGCGGAAGAAGAGGCTAAACGGACCGATAGGATCGATTTTGCCGTGATTGTCACCCCAAATTACAGCCATTATCCGGCGGCAAAGGCCTTTTTAAGCCGGGGAATTCCCGTGGTATGCGATAAACCCCTCTGTGTTGAGGAAGCTGAAGCCCGGGAACTGGCAAATCTGGCAAAAAGCAAGAACCTTCTGTTCATGGTTAGCTATACCTATTCGGGGAACCCAACGGTAAAACACGCCCGGGAGCTTATCCGGAGGGGTGATATTGGCAAGGTTCACTTTATTAATGGCGAATATCCCCAGGAATGGCTCCTTACGGATGCGGAAAAACAGGGGAGCAAGCAGGCGGAATGGCGGACTGACCCCAAGTTAGCGGGAAAATCCAACAGCTTGGGAGATCTGGGGACCCATATCGAACATACCGTTTCCTATCTTACGGGTTTGCGGATTAAATCGGTCTGCGCCCGGATGGATAAAATTATGCCCGGCCGGATTCTGGATGATAATGCCACGGTGATGTTGGAATACGAGGGGGGCGCCAAGGGTATATACTGGACCAGCCAAGTGGCTTCCGGATATGACAATGCCCTTCGGGTCCGTATCTTTGGCTCCAAGGGGTCAATTGAATTTTTTGAGGAAGAAAGCAACTACGTGAAGGTTTCTATCTTCGGTAAGCCTACGATGGTGCTTTCCCGGGGCAGGGATCCCTTCTTCCCCCACGCCCAAAGTTTCTCCCGTATCCCCTCCGGTCATCCCGAGGGCTACTTTGAAGCGTTGGGCAATCTCTACAAGACCTATATTAAAGCCCTGATCAAACAGCGGGAAGGGAAGGCCCTTACCGAAGAGGATCTGGATTTCCCCAATGCGGAGGCGGGATTTGACGGGGTTAGATTCATCGGGAAATGTGTAGAAAGTTCCGCGAGTGGGGCGGTTTGGGTTAATTTTTAG